GCCAGCGCCAGCGCGTGGAAATCGTGAAGATTCTGCTCCGGCAATGCCGGCTGCTCATTCTCGACGAGCCGACCGCAGTGCTGGCGCCCCAGGAGGTCGAGGAGTTGTTTGCCTTGTTGCGGCGGCTGCGCCGCGAAGGCTACGCGATGATTTTCATTTCGCACAAGATTCACGAAGTGCTGGCGGTGAGCGACCGCCTCACCGTGTTGCGCAGCGGCCGGGTCTCGGGCAGATTCAACACCGCCGAGGCGAGTCTCGAACTGATTGCCGCGGCAATCACGCCGCAAGCCTCTGCGCCGGCGGCCGCGCCGGCTGCCGGCCGGCCGGGCCGCGTGGTGCTGCGGGCGCAAGCGCTGGCGGCCTTCGGCAACGCCGGCCAGCTCAGCCTCGATGATCTTTCATTCGAATTGCACGCCGGTGAGATTTTGGGTGTCGCCGGCGTCGATGGCAATGGCCAGGCGGAGCTGGCAGAAGTGTTGCTCGGCGTGCGGCCGCTGGCCCGCGGCCTGCTCGAGCTGGAAGGCGAAACCTTGGCGGGCAAGACCAGCCGCGCGCGTTTTGCCGCAGGTTTGGCGCACATTCCCGCCGATCGCCACGAGCTGGCGCTTTTCCCCACGCTCTCGGTGGCGCAAAACGCAGCGGCCTTCGCCTATCGCGAAAGCTCTTCCCACAAGTGGGGATGGCTGCGTCTGGCCAGGCTGCGCGAGTACAGTGAAAGCATCGTGCGTGACTTCGACGTGCGCGTGGCCAATCTCGCTTTGCCGGTCACCACCCTCTCCGGCGGCAATCAACAGAAACTCGTGGTCGGCCGCGAGCTGGCGCGCCGGCCGAAAGTGCTGATCGCGGTCAATCCCACCCGCGGCGTGGACCTGAGCGCGACCGCAAAGATTCACCAGGAAATCCTTGCCGCGAAAGCGCAGGGCGCGGCGATTTTGCTGATCTCGACCGAACTGAGCGAAGTTTATGCGCTGGCGGATCGCATTGCGGTGTTGTTCAAAGGCCGGTTTGCCGGCATCTTTCCGCCGGAGATTTCGCCGGAGCAGATTGGCGCGTTGATGCTGGGTGAAAGCAGCAAATAAGGGCAAAAAGCAGAGCCGCCCATCCGGGAGGCCCAGCCGGGCGGTGGCGTTTTCAGAAGGGCACAGAATTCCACAACCGCCAAAAGGCCATCAATTCGCTTGACATTATCGGCGAAAGCTGCTATTGTTGCCTACAATCTCAAACGCTTGATCTCGACTGTGATTGTTGCCAGCGCGATTTTCGTTCGGAGGGGAAGCTGTGAGGGCTGATCGCGAGAGCAGAAAGCGGACCGCGCATGGTTGGCAAAGGCACCGTGAAAACACGGCAGACCGATCACGCGTTCAGCGATCGCGATCATCCTATGGAAGTATATGAGCACGGCGACGGGTGTTTGATCTTTGTCGGCAAGCGCGGTCGCGTTCATGTCTTTGACGGGGAATCCCATCTTGCCAGCTTCCGCATGAGCCGGAGAGCAAGACATGAAAAGGTCAAACAAGGGAAGTGGCTCAGAATCCATTGAACACCAAAATAGAGGTGGCCTGATGAAGCTTCTGAGCAAACGTGAAATTGCCGAGGTCAGCTCTTCACGGTGGAAATTTCGGAATCAGAGCTGGACAGCTACCGTCAACTCTTGCTCTACGCATTGAAAAGTCTTCAGTCGCAAACGATCGCACGGCTTTTGGGCGATGAGCCACACGAGTTAGAAGGTCTATTGGATGATATTGAGAACATTTTGGAAGAAGCCGGGTTGCTGGCCGTAAAAAATCAAAAAGCCCGCAAACCGGTGTTTAACACTAACTAGAAATTTCCTCTGCCGGTTCATCTTCCCCTCTCGCTTCCAAAGCTAGACTCCCGCATGCGCGCCTTTCTCCGCGTTTGGATCATAAACCTGGCACCCGCCTTCAGCGCGTTTGCAGTTGCCACGCTGCTGGCCGCGCTGCTCTTGTTGGTGAGCGGTTATCAGACCGGCCTGGCGTTGCGCGCCCTGCTCGAAGGCGCGTTCGGCTCCGCTTATGCGCTTTCCGAAACGTTGGTCAAATCCATTCCGCTGTTGTTGACCGGCGCCGCCGTGGCGTTGGCGTTTCGCGCCGGCGTGTGGAACATTGGCGCGGAAGGCCAGTTCCTGGCCGGCGCCCTGGCTGCGAGCGCGCTGGCAGCGGCATTCTCTGCTTCCGGTTGGATGACCGGCGTCTTGGGAATCGCGCTGCTTCTGCTCGCGGGTGGCGTGGCCGGCGGCCTGTGGGCCGGCCTGGCAGGCGTGATGAAAAATCGCCGCGGCGTGCCGGAAGTCGTCTCCACCATTCTACTCAACTTTATTGCCATCGAGCTGGTGCGCTATGCGGTGCATGGCCCGCTCATGGAAACCGCGGGACAGTTTCCCCAGTCGGACGCGCTCGATGCCTCGCTGCGGCTGGCGCGACTCTTTCCGCCCACGCGCTTGCACGCCGGCATCTGGCTGGCGCCCGTGGTGGCGGTATTGTGCTATCTGCTCATTCGGCGCACCGTCTTCGGTTTCGAGATGCAGGCAACGGCTGCCAATCCCCGGGCCGCGCGCTTTGCGGCGATTGACACAGCGCGGGTGCAACTTCTCAGTTTGATGATTTCCGGCGCAGTGGCGGGATTGGCAGGCGTGATCGAACTGGCGGGCGTGACCTATCGCGTGTATGACAATTTCTCGCCCGGTTACGGCTACACCGCCATTGCCGTCGCGCTCATGGCGCGCCTCAATCCGCTGGCGGTGATTTTCTCGGCGCTGCTGTTCGGTGCGCTGGAAAACGGCGCCGCGGCGATGCAACGCCAGGCCAATGTTTCCGCGGTCATCAGTTATGTGATTCAGGGATTAGTGGTGCTCACCATGGCGGTGGCTGGCGGCGTGAGTCTCAAAGGCAATGCGGCAAAGACGTGAGCAAAGCGGCTCGCGCAGCGCTGCCGGAGTCATTGCAATTCCGGCCCCGGAGGCCGCTGTCGAAGCCGGCTTGAGGAGGCGCCAGCGATTCTCAACAACAAATCCGGTGCTTCCGGCTAACCCAGTCAAGCCTGAGAATTTCATCAGTCGTGACGTGACGGCATGATCCTCAATTTCATCGAAAATCTGCTGGCCTCGGGCGTGAAGCTGGCGGCGCCGCTCTGGCTGACGGCCACCGGAGAAACGTATGCCGAGCGCGCGGGTGTGATCAATATCGGCCTGGAAGGCATGATGCTGGCCGGCGCGTTTGCCGGCATGGTGGTGAGCTACTTCAGCGCCAGCCCGTGGCTCGGCTTGCTCGCCGGCATGCTGGCCGCCATGTTGCTCGCCGCGGTTCTTGCCGTGTTGACCGTTTACTTTCAGGCCGATCAAATCATCACCGGCGCTGCGCTCAACCTCGTGGCGCTCGGTCTTACCGGCTTTCTGTTTCGCCACATCTTCGGCGTGACCGGCGCCGCGCTCACGGCCACCTCGTTTCCCACACTCGAGCTTCCCGGTTTCGCCGGCATTCCGATCTTGGGCAGTTTGGTGTCACGACAACCGGTGTTGCTGTATGTCGCTTGCGGCGTCGTTCCGCTGGCCGCCTTCGTGCTCAACCGCACGCACTTGGGATTGGCGATTCGCGCCTGTGGTGAGCAGCCGGCCGCCGCGGACACTGCCGGCTGCAATGTGTTCCGTCTGCGTTTTGGCTGCGTGCTGTTCGGCGGCATGCTGGCCGGCGCGGCCGGCGCCTATCTCACGCTGGCGCATGCCAACACGTTCGTGGAAGGCATCACGGCCGGCCGCGGCTTCATCGCGCTCGCCCTCGTTATTTTCGGACGCTGGCAACCGCTGGGCGTGTTTTTCGCTTCGTTGTTTTTTGGCTGTGCCAATGCCCTGCAGTTTCAATTTCAAGCACGCGGCTATGACCTGCCCTATCAGTTCTTCCTCATGCTGCCCTACCTGCTCACCCTGCTGGTGCTGGTGTTTTCGACGCGCGGCCGCCAGGCGCCCGCGGCATTGGGCAAAGCTTATCGCCGCAGTTGAGCGCGCCGGCGCCGGCGGGCGGCCAGTGTTGCGCGCCGCAGCGTCTTCCCCGTGCTTGACTTTCGAGGCGGATTTGGCTAAGTTGCGGCGTCATTCAAACCGAATTTTCCTGCCACGGGCGAACGATGCGCATGCACAACTCTGCAAAAATTCTGCTCATGTTGTGGCTTTGGCTGTTGCCGGCGGCGACAGCATTCGCGCAAGGCGGGCGCCCGGCCTGGCTGGTGGGAGAATGGAAAAACACCGGCCTCAACGAAAGCCAGGCGTTCATCTTTGAGAGTGACGGCACGTTCAAATCCCGCCATGTCATCAGCGGCTTCGCGATGTCGGATTCCGGGCAATGGCGTTACCGCGACAATCGCCTGCATCTTGTGCTGGCGGATGATTCGCTGGCCTATCAACTCGTGCTCGCCGCCGATTCCCTGCGCTTTACGCTCTCCGCCGGCGATCTGGAAAAACCCAAACGATTCCGCAAGCAAACCGCGCCCGCCGCGCTCAGTACGACCCAGATCGCAAAAAACAGCTTGTTTGGCCGTTGGATTCACGAAGCGGCATTCCTGCGCGCGATTTTGACTTTCTATCCCGACAGCAACTACGTCTTTGAAGTGAGAGCCGGCCGCACCACGACCCGCAAACAGGGCGAGTACGAAGTGGCTGGTTCGCAACTCACGCTGCGCGTGCGCAATCAAAAGCCGCTGCTCTACACCATCGTGATGACCGGCAACCGGCTGCTGCTCACCGGCGGCGAATTCGAGGCCGCTACGACGTTCATTCGCCAGCTCGGCTCGGAGCAGCGCGTGGCGGCCGAGCGGCGTCGCGCGCTGGCGCTCAAGGCGCAAGAAGATGACCGCTGGCGCAAGCGTTTTCCGGCTTCGACGCTGGTGAAACCGATTCCCGCCATCTCTTCCAGTGACAGCTTGAAAGATCCGCTGCCCACCAACATCTTCATCACGCCGGTTGTCTTCCTCGATCCGCAAATCTACCTCTGGACCTCGACGTATCACTACCGCCCGCGCAATCGCTTCGGCGGCGCCGAGCTGCGCGACCGCATGCGCTGGATTTTCTTCGCGAACGGCCGCGTTTATCTGGATTCCCACACCTATGACCGCAACACGCTCACCGTGAAAGTGCGGCGTGCCTGGGGCCGTTATCATCTCGAAGCCGAGGACAAGCTGTGGTTCGAAAGCGACGACGGCGAGCGCTATCAACTGCGCCTCGAAGACGGCCGCCGCACGCTGGTGTTCAACGAGCGCTATCATGACAACGTGGAATGGCGCAAGGCAAAAGAGGCCAGTGGGCAGGAGAATTGAGGCAGGAACTCGCGTGGCGCGCCGGACTTTCTTGGCTTATTGATGCCTTCAAAGGAAATTACCAGCGGATGAAGTCAACCCAACGAAGGGAAGGCGTTTTCTCAGTTGGGTTGTTTCTGTCAGGGGAAAGATTTTTTTCTCTTGTGGCAGAAGTCTTTCAGAATTTTGTTCGATGTCTGAACTTGCAATGCGCCTGGCGCGCCAATCACGATTTGCGCGTCTCGCTGCGGCGGCAGCACGGCCGCACGCGCCGTGATCAGCCGCGCCGCTCCGCCAGCTTCTGGGCGATCTGCTGCAGGGGAACTTGACGCGCGGCGAGCAGAACCAGCAAGTGATAAAGCAGATCCGCCGTTTCCGCCGCCAGGCTGGCGTCGGATTCATGCACGCCCGCAATCGCGACTTCCACCGCTTCCTCCCCCACTTTTTGCGCGATCTTCTTGACGCCTTTGCGAAACAGCGCAGCGGTGTATGAGCCTTCCGGCAGCGCGCGCTGGCGTTGTTGAATCACCTCCTGCAATTCCGCGAGAATTTGCGGCAAGGGCGGCGCAGTGTTTTTTTCTTCATCCAGCCAACGATGAAAGCAGGTGCGCTCGCCGGTGTGGCAGGCCGGGCCGGCGGGCAGCACTTGCACCAGCAGCGCATCAGCGTCGCAGTCGAATTTCATCGACACGATGCGCTGCACATGGCCCGAGGTGGCGCCCTTGTGCCACAATTGCTGCCGGCTGCGGCTGAAGAACCAGGTTTCCCCGGTCTCCCGGCACTTTTGCAGGCTCTCGCGAT
This genomic window from bacterium contains:
- a CDS encoding ABC transporter permease yields the protein MILNFIENLLASGVKLAAPLWLTATGETYAERAGVINIGLEGMMLAGAFAGMVVSYFSASPWLGLLAGMLAAMLLAAVLAVLTVYFQADQIITGAALNLVALGLTGFLFRHIFGVTGAALTATSFPTLELPGFAGIPILGSLVSRQPVLLYVACGVVPLAAFVLNRTHLGLAIRACGEQPAAADTAGCNVFRLRFGCVLFGGMLAGAAGAYLTLAHANTFVEGITAGRGFIALALVIFGRWQPLGVFFASLFFGCANALQFQFQARGYDLPYQFFLMLPYLLTLLVLVFSTRGRQAPAALGKAYRRS
- a CDS encoding ABC transporter permease, coding for MRAFLRVWIINLAPAFSAFAVATLLAALLLLVSGYQTGLALRALLEGAFGSAYALSETLVKSIPLLLTGAAVALAFRAGVWNIGAEGQFLAGALAASALAAAFSASGWMTGVLGIALLLLAGGVAGGLWAGLAGVMKNRRGVPEVVSTILLNFIAIELVRYAVHGPLMETAGQFPQSDALDASLRLARLFPPTRLHAGIWLAPVVAVLCYLLIRRTVFGFEMQATAANPRAARFAAIDTARVQLLSLMISGAVAGLAGVIELAGVTYRVYDNFSPGYGYTAIAVALMARLNPLAVIFSALLFGALENGAAAMQRQANVSAVISYVIQGLVVLTMAVAGGVSLKGNAAKT
- a CDS encoding ABC transporter ATP-binding protein, with the translated sequence MPPLLEIHHLHKRFGDTLALEGVSLTVNAGEIHAVLGENGAGKTTLMNILYGLVAADAGEIKLAGKPFRPASPAAAIQAGIGMIHQHFMLVPTFTVMENFLLGNSRFSVRGPRRQQAQNEVLALCKRLGIDMEPSPQLSFWKNLVKSHRRPPGAKRFPRKGKTNDEPRQSPKPGFALYSKIADLSVGQRQRVEIVKILLRQCRLLILDEPTAVLAPQEVEELFALLRRLRREGYAMIFISHKIHEVLAVSDRLTVLRSGRVSGRFNTAEASLELIAAAITPQASAPAAAPAAGRPGRVVLRAQALAAFGNAGQLSLDDLSFELHAGEILGVAGVDGNGQAELAEVLLGVRPLARGLLELEGETLAGKTSRARFAAGLAHIPADRHELALFPTLSVAQNAAAFAYRESSSHKWGWLRLARLREYSESIVRDFDVRVANLALPVTTLSGGNQQKLVVGRELARRPKVLIAVNPTRGVDLSATAKIHQEILAAKAQGAAILLISTELSEVYALADRIAVLFKGRFAGIFPPEISPEQIGALMLGESSK
- the hisIE gene encoding bifunctional phosphoribosyl-AMP cyclohydrolase/phosphoribosyl-ATP diphosphatase HisIE, with product MNLDLLQFDQHGLLPAIVQHAATGEVLTLAYMNRESLQKCRETGETWFFSRSRQQLWHKGATSGHVQRIVSMKFDCDADALLVQVLPAGPACHTGERTCFHRWLDEEKNTAPPLPQILAELQEVIQQRQRALPEGSYTAALFRKGVKKIAQKVGEEAVEVAIAGVHESDASLAAETADLLYHLLVLLAARQVPLQQIAQKLAERRG